The proteins below come from a single bacterium genomic window:
- the ribH gene encoding 6,7-dimethyl-8-ribityllumazine synthase, whose protein sequence is MSGYLPKRPSEFHKIPHARLAIIASMWHRECVQSMIDRACRELDALGVKAQNISVHYLPGAYELPLAAQLLFEREQKLDAILAFGVVLKGGTTHDLTVLQNVVQGFAEVSRRYGKPIINEVIGVVKIEDAVKRSADDLLNKGLEAVFAVSELLHWNNSLKPPA, encoded by the coding sequence ATGTCTGGATACTTGCCGAAACGTCCTAGTGAATTTCATAAAATCCCACACGCGCGTCTGGCAATTATTGCTAGCATGTGGCACCGCGAATGTGTCCAGTCGATGATAGATCGCGCTTGCAGGGAGCTTGATGCGCTTGGAGTTAAGGCGCAAAATATTTCTGTACATTACTTGCCAGGTGCCTATGAATTGCCGCTTGCTGCTCAGTTACTATTTGAGAGAGAGCAAAAGTTAGACGCGATTCTTGCTTTTGGAGTTGTGCTTAAAGGTGGCACTACGCATGACCTTACAGTGCTGCAGAATGTAGTCCAAGGTTTTGCTGAAGTATCACGTCGCTATGGAAAACCAATTATCAATGAAGTGATCGGAGTTGTAAAAATCGAAGATGCCGTCAAAAGATCTGCCGATGATCTCTTGAATAAAGGTTTAGAAGCAGTTTTTGCTGTATCTGAATTATTACATTGGAATAATTCTCTAAAACCGCCAGCTTAA
- a CDS encoding homoserine kinase, with protein sequence MKNLSTVKVFSPATVANVACAFDVLGFALESVGDLITAHKTKVPGVKITKIISPYGELSLDPKHNTASVAAQTLLKNLDPGLGFELEIEKQMPIGSGLGSSAASAAGAVFALNELLNRPFTQKELITFAMEGERVAAGVAHADNVAPALLGGFTLVRQGLPLDVVKIPFPEQLVIAVVCPLIEVRTEDARKILKKLIPFKRVVEQFGNIAGLVAGLCQKDLELIGRSLQDVIIEPERAILIPGFKEAKQSALDAGALGCSISGSGPALFAFCKDLAQAQKVADALALQFKKIEIDSLVFTSAINRTGCAVVEGQ encoded by the coding sequence ATGAAAAATCTCTCCACGGTGAAAGTCTTTTCTCCAGCAACAGTTGCCAATGTGGCGTGTGCATTTGATGTATTAGGTTTTGCACTTGAAAGTGTTGGGGATTTAATCACTGCACACAAAACTAAGGTGCCCGGGGTGAAGATTACAAAAATTATCTCACCCTATGGAGAACTTTCCCTTGATCCAAAGCATAATACTGCCTCTGTCGCAGCACAGACATTGCTGAAAAATTTGGACCCTGGACTTGGGTTTGAACTTGAGATTGAAAAACAAATGCCAATCGGAAGCGGACTTGGTTCTAGTGCAGCAAGTGCGGCAGGCGCAGTGTTTGCGCTAAATGAATTATTAAACCGCCCTTTTACACAAAAAGAACTGATTACATTTGCGATGGAGGGGGAGCGTGTTGCTGCAGGTGTGGCGCATGCTGATAACGTAGCCCCGGCATTACTCGGCGGATTTACCTTAGTTAGACAGGGACTGCCATTGGATGTGGTCAAAATTCCTTTCCCCGAACAATTAGTAATCGCTGTAGTTTGTCCATTGATTGAAGTTCGGACTGAAGATGCACGTAAAATACTTAAAAAATTGATTCCATTTAAGCGTGTGGTTGAGCAGTTCGGTAACATTGCGGGACTAGTCGCGGGGCTATGTCAGAAAGATCTAGAGCTGATTGGTCGGTCGCTGCAAGATGTAATTATCGAACCTGAACGGGCAATTTTGATCCCTGGATTTAAAGAAGCAAAGCAAAGTGCCCTTGATGCTGGAGCACTTGGCTGTAGCATTTCGGGAAGTGGACCTGCGTTATTTGCATTTTGTAAAGATTTAGCTCAGGCCCAAAAAGTTGCAGATGCGCTAGCGCTACAGTTTAAAAAGATTGAGATCGATAGCTTGGTGTTTACTTCAGCGATTAATCGCACAGGGTGTGCCGTGGTTGAAGGGCAATGA
- a CDS encoding isoprenylcysteine carboxylmethyltransferase family protein, whose product MQILPPIWLLLSIVGMLLTHYFSPNIKLYTLNPFIFLTGLLLILFGFVLVIYCASLFRKHETPLRPFKESTALITSGPFKYSRNPIYLGMAIILIGIALLLGSLIPFLIVLGFFLIIHNQYVLREEIFMEKIFGEKFSLYKRSVRRWI is encoded by the coding sequence ATGCAAATTCTACCGCCAATTTGGCTACTGCTTTCAATTGTTGGGATGTTACTTACACATTATTTTTCACCAAATATTAAGCTTTACACGCTGAACCCCTTCATTTTCCTAACGGGCCTTTTATTAATTTTATTTGGTTTTGTGCTTGTAATTTATTGCGCCTCGCTCTTTCGTAAACACGAAACCCCACTTCGTCCATTTAAGGAGTCAACTGCATTAATCACCTCTGGACCATTTAAATATAGCCGAAATCCAATCTATTTAGGCATGGCAATTATCCTGATCGGCATTGCCCTACTCTTAGGTTCACTCATTCCTTTTTTAATTGTGCTCGGATTCTTTTTGATCATCCACAATCAATACGTCTTACGCGAAGAAATCTTTATGGAGAAAATCTTTGGCGAGAAGTTTAGCCTTTACAAACGTAGTGTCAGACGCTGGATCTAG
- the thrC gene encoding threonine synthase, with amino-acid sequence MKFYSTKDRSVSVSLKEAVINNLPAGGGLYLPEEIPRIQPGQLESLASLSFPEHSFEILHTLLTNSLPRKILEAICYKAFSFDVPLVRLATNLYTLELFHGPSLAFKDFGVRFMAELLTYYHDGRDLTVLTATSGDTGGAVAAAFYARKGFDVFILYPSGKVSALQELQIASLGGNVRAIEVDGTFDDCQRLVKSALVDQKILARRTFCSANSINVARLLPQICYYFWAVTKLPAKTSPIFSVPSGNFGNVTACLLAKQMGLPVKTVVAATNVNDIVPRYLRSGNYEVQQFKSTLANAMDIADPSNFIRIQALYQDSLEKLQSELQAFAFSDEETKAAIAFLYRQYRYSSEPHAAIGYLGLKLLLQQDPNSIGVFLGTAHPLKFKDIVEPILATQLAEPAEVSKFKDAKKRSIKISAQPADLATILTA; translated from the coding sequence ATGAAATTCTATAGCACTAAAGATCGCTCTGTTAGTGTCAGCCTCAAAGAAGCTGTGATCAATAATCTCCCCGCTGGCGGGGGATTATATCTACCAGAGGAAATTCCGCGAATTCAACCCGGCCAGTTAGAAAGCTTAGCAAGCCTATCGTTTCCGGAGCATTCATTCGAGATACTGCATACACTTTTAACTAATTCTCTTCCGCGCAAAATTTTAGAAGCGATTTGCTACAAAGCATTTAGTTTTGATGTCCCGTTGGTTCGTCTTGCCACAAATCTTTATACACTTGAACTATTTCATGGACCAAGCCTGGCTTTTAAAGATTTTGGCGTGCGTTTCATGGCCGAGTTACTTACTTACTATCATGATGGTAGAGATCTTACTGTTTTAACTGCAACTTCAGGAGACACAGGAGGGGCAGTTGCTGCCGCTTTTTACGCGCGTAAAGGTTTCGACGTTTTTATCCTTTATCCGTCTGGGAAAGTGAGCGCACTTCAGGAATTACAAATTGCCTCACTCGGTGGAAATGTTAGGGCGATTGAAGTTGACGGAACATTTGATGATTGCCAACGACTTGTGAAATCAGCACTAGTCGATCAAAAAATTCTTGCACGACGAACGTTCTGCTCAGCAAATTCAATTAATGTGGCGCGATTATTGCCCCAAATCTGCTATTATTTTTGGGCCGTCACCAAGCTTCCTGCTAAAACCAGCCCAATTTTTTCTGTCCCGTCAGGGAACTTTGGAAATGTCACGGCTTGCTTATTAGCTAAACAGATGGGACTGCCGGTAAAAACTGTCGTTGCTGCGACAAATGTAAATGACATTGTGCCGCGGTATCTTCGATCGGGAAATTATGAGGTGCAGCAGTTTAAATCGACACTTGCTAATGCAATGGATATTGCTGACCCGAGTAACTTCATTCGCATCCAGGCGTTGTATCAAGACTCACTTGAGAAATTACAGTCTGAGCTGCAGGCATTTGCCTTTTCTGATGAGGAAACAAAAGCTGCAATTGCGTTCCTTTATCGTCAATATCGCTATAGCAGCGAGCCTCACGCTGCGATTGGCTATTTGGGGCTGAAATTGCTTTTGCAGCAGGATCCAAATTCTATCGGCGTATTTCTGGGCACGGCGCACCCACTAAAGTTTAAGGATATTGTTGAGCCAATTCTTGCTACTCAACTAGCTGAACCGGCGGAAGTTTCCAAATTTAAGGATGCAAAAAAGCGATCAATAAAAATTTCCGCGCAGCCTGCTGATTTGGCTACAATTCTTACTGCCTAA